One genomic region from Streptomyces sp. NBC_01431 encodes:
- the scpB gene encoding SMC-Scp complex subunit ScpB has product MSEELELKPALEAVLMVVDEPASEDHLAKVLERPRRAVADALRELADEYTVQGRGFELRLVAGGWRFYSRAEYADAVEGFVLDGQHARLTQAALETLAVVAYRQPVSRSRVSAVRGVNCDGVMRTLLQRGLVDEAGTEPETGAILYRTTNYFLERMGLRGLDELPELAPFLPEADAIEAETLEGVPSFDPDAPDAPETHADDKTEM; this is encoded by the coding sequence ATGAGCGAGGAACTGGAGCTGAAGCCGGCCCTGGAAGCCGTCCTCATGGTCGTCGACGAGCCCGCCTCCGAGGACCACCTCGCGAAGGTGCTGGAGCGGCCGCGACGGGCCGTGGCGGACGCCCTGCGGGAGCTGGCCGACGAGTACACCGTCCAGGGCCGCGGGTTCGAGCTGCGGCTGGTGGCGGGCGGCTGGCGGTTCTACAGCCGGGCCGAGTACGCGGACGCCGTCGAGGGCTTCGTCCTTGACGGCCAGCACGCCCGGCTCACCCAGGCGGCCCTGGAGACCCTCGCGGTCGTCGCGTACCGCCAGCCGGTGAGCCGCTCGCGGGTCTCCGCGGTGCGCGGAGTGAACTGTGACGGGGTCATGCGGACCCTGCTCCAGCGGGGTCTGGTCGACGAGGCGGGCACGGAACCCGAAACAGGTGCGATCCTGTACAGGACGACGAACTACTTTCTGGAGCGGATGGGCCTGCGCGGCCTGGACGAGCTCCCGGAGCTGGCGCCCTTCCTCCCCGAGGCGGACGCGATCGAGGCCGAGACGCTGGAGGGTGTTCCGTCGTTCGACCCGGACGCGCCGGACGCGCCGGAAACCCACGCAGACGACAAGACGGAAATGTGA